A window from Mixophyes fleayi isolate aMixFle1 chromosome 12, aMixFle1.hap1, whole genome shotgun sequence encodes these proteins:
- the SH2D2A gene encoding SH2 domain-containing protein 2A isoform X1: protein MAFYYQQDFPTVQFRTFKPVPPNEETPENPTLCHAELSPPAEPKMDPCSKNKDIPASSTNSAVPKEIPRKPGTTLKDQTYQWFEKTQRRKLVRKGQFPDWFHGFVTRTRAEEMLHDKPLGCFLVRFCESRVGFVLSYRGTERCRHFKLDQQEDEQYLIEGEKSTHPQLEDLIQHYSMFPVEPFKEMLTTPCSKKHNSPTGLSDNSSDAATGGQMYGRITKHTKVSPDTVPLLSTSPKDKEKRLSEGQMPVEIDSSSFVEKATVFLGKEPLPSPEVHEDSIFAYTSVNKPSRNHKGGKDEQSSPRTLPDTSPEFHTYTEPALWSTPLVDIVDSVHDPIAFYAMGRGSCSDNTENVYSEVDIHSMTPRDLRAGMDHKGFATISHPSRKPFEHKTSAFHSSIRLHSRSPTLQEGISSKHFSKSKTKPQTAVQFDDPAYSKSSLCHANPPLFLPHLGDQENVYEKIPENCPARPKNSRSARKDS from the exons ATGGCGTTTTACTACCAACAAG ACTTCCCAACCGTCCAGTTCAGAACATTCAAACCTGTTCCTCCGAACGAGGAAACGCCTGAAAATCCCACACTATGCCATGCAGAGCTCAGTCCCCCTGCAGAACCAAAGATGGACCCCTGCTCCAAGAATAAG GATATACCCGCGTCCTCCACCAACTCTGCCGTACCCAAGGAGATACCAAGGAAACCCGGAACCACGCTGAAAGATCAAACGTACCAATGGTTCGAAAAAACTCAGAGGCGTAAACTGGTCAGGAAGGGACAGTTTCCAGACTGGTTCCATGGATTTGTCACACGGAC CCGAGCAGAAGAGATGTTGCACGATAAACCACTGGGATGTTTCCTCGTCCGCTTCTGTGAAAGTCGCGTAGGATTTGTCCTGTCTTACAG GGGCACCGAGCGCTGTCGTCATTTCAAACTCGACCAACAGGAAGACGAGCAGTATCTGATTGAAGGGGAGAAGAGCACGCATCCTCAGCTAGAAGATCTCATCCAACATTACTCCATGTTTCCGGTGGAGCCATTCAAAGAGATGCTGACAACACCCTGCTCTAAG AAACACAACTCTCCCACTGGGCTGTCAGACAACTCCTCAGATGCCGCCACCGGTGGGCAGATGTACGGCAGGATAACCAAACACACCAAAGTGTCACCAGATACAGTCCCTCTGCTATCCACATCCCCCAAAGACAAGGAAAAAAGATTATCCGAAGGACAAATGCCG GTGGAAATTGATTCATCTTCGTTCGTAGAGAAGGCAACTGTGTTTCTTGGGAAAGAACCATTGCCAAGTCCAGAAGTCCACGAGGATTCAATATTTGCCTACACATCGGTTAACAAGCCCTCAAGAAATCATAAAGGTGGCAAGGACGAACAGTCTTCTCCCAGAACACTTCCAGACACCTCACCAGAATTCCATACGTACACAGAGCCGGCCCTGTGGTCTACACCACTGGTGGACATCGTTGACAGTGTGCACGATCCCATAGCCTTTTACGCTATGGGCCGGGGGTCCTGCAGTGATAACACGGAGAACGTTTATAGTGAGGTGGATATACATTCCATGACACCGCGTGACCTCAGAGCAGGTATGGATCATAAGGGGTTCGCTACTATTTCTCATCCATCACGAAAGCCTTTTGAGCATAAAACTTCAGCTTTTCACTCTTCGATCCGTTTGCACAGCCGGTCTCCAACCCTACAGGAAGGAATATCTTCCAAACATTTCTCCAAATCAAAA ACAAAACCGCAGACGGCTGTACAGTTCGATGACCCGGCGTACAGCAAGAGCTCCCTGTGTCACGCAAATCCACCACTCTTCCTCCCGCATTTAGGTGATCAGGAAAACGTCTATGAGAAGATTCCGGAAAACTGTCCGGCCAGGCCGAAAAACAGCCGTTCGGCCAGGAAGGATAGCTGA
- the SH2D2A gene encoding SH2 domain-containing protein 2A isoform X2, with translation MAFYYQQDFPTVQFRTFKPVPPNEETPENPTLCHAELSPPAEPKMDPCSKNKDIPASSTNSAVPKEIPRKPGTTLKDQTYQWFEKTQRRKLVRKGQFPDWFHGFVTRTRAEEMLHDKPLGCFLVRFCESRVGFVLSYRGTERCRHFKLDQQEDEQYLIEGEKSTHPQLEDLIQHYSMFPVEPFKEMLTTPCSKKHNSPTGLSDNSSDAATGGQMYGRITKHTKVSPDTVPLLSTSPKDKEKRLSEGQMPVEIDSSSFVEKATVFLGKEPLPSPEVHEDSIFAYTSVNKPSRNHKGGKDEQSSPRTLPDTSPEFHTYTEPALWSTPLVDIVDSVHDPIAFYAMGRGSCSDNTENVYSEVDIHSMTPRDLRAGMDHKGFATISHPSRKPFEHKTSAFHSSIRLHSRSPTLQEGISSKHFSKSKKTGCHPIQSKF, from the exons ATGGCGTTTTACTACCAACAAG ACTTCCCAACCGTCCAGTTCAGAACATTCAAACCTGTTCCTCCGAACGAGGAAACGCCTGAAAATCCCACACTATGCCATGCAGAGCTCAGTCCCCCTGCAGAACCAAAGATGGACCCCTGCTCCAAGAATAAG GATATACCCGCGTCCTCCACCAACTCTGCCGTACCCAAGGAGATACCAAGGAAACCCGGAACCACGCTGAAAGATCAAACGTACCAATGGTTCGAAAAAACTCAGAGGCGTAAACTGGTCAGGAAGGGACAGTTTCCAGACTGGTTCCATGGATTTGTCACACGGAC CCGAGCAGAAGAGATGTTGCACGATAAACCACTGGGATGTTTCCTCGTCCGCTTCTGTGAAAGTCGCGTAGGATTTGTCCTGTCTTACAG GGGCACCGAGCGCTGTCGTCATTTCAAACTCGACCAACAGGAAGACGAGCAGTATCTGATTGAAGGGGAGAAGAGCACGCATCCTCAGCTAGAAGATCTCATCCAACATTACTCCATGTTTCCGGTGGAGCCATTCAAAGAGATGCTGACAACACCCTGCTCTAAG AAACACAACTCTCCCACTGGGCTGTCAGACAACTCCTCAGATGCCGCCACCGGTGGGCAGATGTACGGCAGGATAACCAAACACACCAAAGTGTCACCAGATACAGTCCCTCTGCTATCCACATCCCCCAAAGACAAGGAAAAAAGATTATCCGAAGGACAAATGCCG GTGGAAATTGATTCATCTTCGTTCGTAGAGAAGGCAACTGTGTTTCTTGGGAAAGAACCATTGCCAAGTCCAGAAGTCCACGAGGATTCAATATTTGCCTACACATCGGTTAACAAGCCCTCAAGAAATCATAAAGGTGGCAAGGACGAACAGTCTTCTCCCAGAACACTTCCAGACACCTCACCAGAATTCCATACGTACACAGAGCCGGCCCTGTGGTCTACACCACTGGTGGACATCGTTGACAGTGTGCACGATCCCATAGCCTTTTACGCTATGGGCCGGGGGTCCTGCAGTGATAACACGGAGAACGTTTATAGTGAGGTGGATATACATTCCATGACACCGCGTGACCTCAGAGCAGGTATGGATCATAAGGGGTTCGCTACTATTTCTCATCCATCACGAAAGCCTTTTGAGCATAAAACTTCAGCTTTTCACTCTTCGATCCGTTTGCACAGCCGGTCTCCAACCCTACAGGAAGGAATATCTTCCAAACATTTCTCCAAATCAAAA AAGACGGGATGTCATCCAATTCAATCAAAATTCTGA